The following coding sequences lie in one Alicyclobacillus curvatus genomic window:
- a CDS encoding class I SAM-dependent rRNA methyltransferase has protein sequence MTAKLFLNRNRKRRIEAGQPWVYQSEVNRLEGRVDDNAIVQIVNHQGVFLALGTYNPESQIIARVLSYRTDEVFDENFFRQRFEEAFAYRHRMLGNIESCRAVYGEADFLPGLIVDKYADVLSVQILSLGMERFKAQIRSALMAVFQPRGIFLRNDVPVRRLEGLALETSVWMGDVPEKVEIEENGMRFVVDIREGQKTGYFFDQRENRAAIKPLMSGWSQSSQNGSEDNRLHENPDSSTFRERGADVLECFCHTGAFTVHAAKYGARHVTAVDISAPAIEVAKENARLNGVDDLIDFVEANAFDFLRDEETSGRNYDVVILDPPAFAKSRRALEGAIRGYKEINLRGLKLVRDGGFLVTASCSYHLRPEMFKEVILDAAFDAHKVLRLVHWAGAGKDHPEIAGVDEGHYLKFAIYEVRSR, from the coding sequence GCGTGTCGACGACAACGCCATTGTCCAAATCGTCAACCATCAAGGGGTATTCTTGGCCCTTGGAACTTACAATCCGGAGTCACAAATCATCGCACGTGTCCTCAGCTACCGTACGGACGAAGTTTTCGATGAAAACTTCTTTCGACAACGTTTTGAAGAGGCCTTTGCGTACCGGCACCGCATGCTAGGAAACATTGAATCCTGTCGCGCGGTTTACGGTGAGGCGGATTTCCTGCCTGGGTTGATTGTGGATAAATACGCTGACGTTTTGTCCGTCCAAATCCTCTCCCTCGGCATGGAGCGCTTCAAGGCACAAATTCGATCCGCTCTGATGGCCGTTTTTCAACCGCGGGGCATCTTCCTGCGAAACGACGTCCCTGTCCGACGGTTGGAGGGTCTGGCTCTTGAGACGAGCGTTTGGATGGGCGATGTACCCGAAAAAGTCGAGATTGAAGAAAACGGCATGCGTTTTGTCGTTGACATCCGGGAAGGGCAGAAAACGGGCTACTTCTTCGATCAGCGTGAAAATCGCGCCGCCATCAAGCCGCTCATGAGCGGGTGGAGTCAGTCGAGCCAGAACGGATCGGAAGATAATCGTCTTCATGAAAACCCCGATTCGTCCACTTTTAGGGAGCGAGGCGCCGATGTCTTGGAGTGTTTCTGCCACACAGGCGCATTCACAGTGCACGCTGCGAAATACGGCGCGCGACACGTTACCGCCGTTGACATATCCGCACCAGCCATCGAGGTCGCTAAAGAAAATGCGCGGTTGAATGGAGTGGATGACTTAATCGACTTCGTGGAAGCCAACGCGTTTGATTTTCTGCGAGACGAAGAGACAAGTGGTCGAAACTACGATGTGGTCATTCTCGATCCGCCCGCCTTTGCCAAATCCCGCCGCGCTCTCGAAGGGGCAATCCGTGGGTACAAGGAGATTAACCTTCGGGGGCTCAAACTCGTTCGCGACGGAGGCTTCCTCGTGACTGCAAGTTGTTCGTACCATTTGCGGCCCGAAATGTTCAAGGAGGTTATCTTGGATGCGGCGTTTGACGCTCACAAAGTCTTGCGGCTCGTGCATTGGGCCGGTGCTGGAAAGGACCATCCAGAAATCGCCGGTGTCGACGAAGGCCACTACTTGAAATTTGCGATTTACGAGGTGCGATCGCGCTAG
- a CDS encoding polysaccharide deacetylase family protein — protein sequence MAMRFMQLPMKARQLSTRFKQISMRVKPLSTRVRRPSIIRPLVIAGTSGILTFCAPGMFTPGTPGALTASAPGTFTPGTLGAVTAGTPGARTPGSSGVLTAYAYASASVDTPTARANADTDATHTDAGESGVEVIRHVPTKDKMVALTFDDGPSDTFTPQILELLKDYHAKATFFVIGSRIERYPHLIRGELALHNEIANHSYSHILLQGVSALAVYDELSKEQHAMMVVTGHEASHLFRPPRGRFGRSVLDAARESGYKIVLWSVDSRDWDNPGTAYIVRHVLKNTKSGDILLFHDQGGNRQQTVSALRAIIPELEHRGFQFVTVTELLQHADKSGHKLD from the coding sequence GTGGCGATGAGATTTATGCAATTACCGATGAAGGCTAGGCAGTTATCGACCAGATTCAAGCAAATATCGATGAGAGTTAAGCCGTTATCGACGAGAGTCAGGCGGCCATCGATAATAAGGCCCCTCGTCATTGCGGGGACGTCAGGTATCCTTACTTTTTGCGCTCCAGGGATGTTTACTCCGGGCACTCCAGGTGCCCTTACTGCCAGCGCTCCAGGGACGTTTACTCCGGGCACTCTAGGTGCCGTTACCGCCGGCACTCCAGGTGCGCGTACACCGGGCAGTAGCGGTGTGCTTACTGCGTATGCGTATGCCTCCGCCTCCGTTGACACGCCGACCGCACGAGCCAACGCTGACACCGATGCAACACACACCGATGCAGGTGAATCAGGGGTAGAGGTCATCCGACACGTGCCTACGAAAGATAAAATGGTGGCACTCACATTTGACGACGGCCCGAGTGATACGTTTACGCCGCAAATCCTTGAACTCCTTAAGGATTACCACGCGAAAGCAACTTTTTTTGTCATCGGCTCACGAATTGAGCGTTATCCCCATCTAATCAGAGGGGAACTTGCACTTCACAACGAGATCGCCAACCATTCCTATTCCCACATCTTGCTCCAAGGCGTCTCTGCGCTGGCCGTGTACGATGAACTGTCAAAAGAGCAGCATGCCATGATGGTCGTGACCGGTCATGAGGCCTCTCACTTGTTCCGTCCTCCCCGCGGTCGATTCGGCAGAAGTGTTCTCGATGCAGCGCGTGAGAGCGGCTATAAAATTGTTCTTTGGAGTGTGGACTCACGGGATTGGGACAACCCTGGCACGGCTTATATCGTCCGACACGTTTTGAAGAACACCAAAAGCGGGGATATTCTTTTGTTCCACGATCAGGGCGGGAACCGCCAACAAACTGTGTCTGCGCTCCGAGCCATCATTCCTGAGCTTGAACATCGTGGTTTCCAATTTGTAACCGTCACTGAACTACTCCAACACGCGGATAAATCAGGTCACAAGCTGGACTAG
- a CDS encoding IS256 family transposase, with amino-acid sequence MTSVHELGTSDLMEILVKDFVKEKLELIMREEIDNFLKVEYEGKRPSRNGTYGRSLETRFGKIENLRVPRDRKDAFQTRVFAPYQRREGWLEEAVIHMYKGGMSTRDIAKFIEGMFGTQYSPTTISNITSTVLEDIEAWQQRPLDKRYSVIYLDGIYIKLKRNTVSSEVIYLAMGINEDGYRQILGFYVGGKESANGWRDVLKDLYRRGAKEVLLGVFDGLPGLEEAFRETYPRADVQHCIVHKVRSTFPKIRVKDKVEFIGDLKTIYTALDRDLALAAFDTVKSKWSKTYPKEIQSWEDQLSTLLTFYKFPKLIRGSIYTSNAIERTNKELRKRFRPMNSLTNMDAAEKIIYLEVTTYNEKWSTRVIRGFGDAETKTELKRMYEERYPSMSEVSAQE; translated from the coding sequence ATGACTAGTGTACACGAACTTGGCACGTCGGATCTAATGGAAATTCTCGTGAAGGACTTCGTCAAGGAAAAACTTGAGTTGATCATGCGTGAGGAGATCGACAATTTTCTAAAGGTTGAATATGAGGGCAAGCGTCCCAGCCGAAACGGAACCTATGGTCGCTCCCTAGAAACACGGTTTGGAAAAATAGAGAATTTGCGGGTTCCCCGAGACCGTAAGGACGCCTTTCAAACTCGAGTGTTTGCGCCATACCAGCGTCGAGAGGGCTGGTTAGAAGAGGCTGTCATTCACATGTATAAGGGTGGGATGAGTACCCGCGACATCGCAAAATTCATCGAAGGCATGTTTGGCACGCAGTACTCCCCAACGACCATCAGTAACATCACGAGTACCGTCTTGGAAGATATCGAAGCATGGCAGCAACGTCCATTAGATAAACGCTATTCCGTGATTTATTTGGACGGCATCTATATCAAACTTAAGCGCAACACGGTGAGCAGTGAAGTCATCTATCTGGCGATGGGCATCAACGAAGATGGATATCGACAGATCCTCGGCTTCTACGTTGGCGGAAAAGAAAGCGCCAATGGCTGGAGGGATGTGCTCAAGGACCTGTATCGTCGCGGAGCGAAGGAGGTCTTGCTGGGGGTATTTGACGGGTTACCTGGCCTGGAAGAAGCGTTTCGAGAAACGTACCCAAGGGCAGACGTTCAACACTGCATCGTACACAAGGTGCGCAGTACGTTCCCGAAAATTCGAGTCAAGGACAAGGTTGAGTTTATCGGCGACCTCAAAACGATTTATACCGCATTGGATAGGGACTTAGCCTTGGCAGCGTTCGATACGGTCAAGAGCAAGTGGAGTAAAACCTATCCGAAAGAAATTCAATCGTGGGAAGACCAACTTTCAACGCTACTGACGTTTTACAAATTTCCAAAGCTGATTCGCGGGTCCATCTACACATCCAACGCAATCGAGCGGACGAACAAAGAGCTACGCAAGAGGTTTCGACCGATGAACAGCTTAACGAACATGGATGCAGCTGAGAAAATCATCTATCTTGAAGTCACGACTTATAACGAGAAATGGAGCACAAGAGTCATCCGTGGCTTCGGGGATGCGGAAACGAAGACAGAGCTGAAGCGAATGTATGAGGAACGCTACCCAAGCATGTCAGAAGTCTCTGCGCAGGAATAA
- a CDS encoding GNAT family N-acetyltransferase yields the protein MDTPLTLAVHLATERLKLRPFALSDAKRVQELAGDVEIARTTLHVPHPYPDGGAEAWITRLNQAGLEGKQYTFAITTASDGVLIGSIGIGVQHEHARGELGYWIGRAYWGQGYGTEAARTVLDFAFDTLQLHRVYAYAMTSNPGSTRIMEKIGMKFEGVLRQHVLKWGEFFDLAAYGVVKSDLPSKGDPM from the coding sequence ATGGATACACCTCTTACCCTTGCTGTGCACCTGGCGACAGAGAGACTGAAATTGCGCCCATTTGCGCTCAGTGATGCAAAACGCGTGCAGGAACTTGCCGGAGACGTGGAAATTGCGCGTACGACACTGCATGTCCCGCACCCGTATCCCGACGGTGGAGCCGAGGCATGGATAACCCGCCTGAACCAAGCTGGATTGGAGGGAAAGCAATACACCTTTGCCATCACCACTGCAAGTGACGGTGTTTTGATTGGCTCCATCGGCATCGGTGTCCAACACGAACACGCTCGGGGAGAGCTTGGTTACTGGATTGGACGTGCCTATTGGGGCCAAGGGTATGGTACAGAGGCCGCCCGGACTGTCCTGGATTTTGCCTTCGACACGCTCCAGCTACATCGTGTCTACGCCTATGCAATGACATCCAATCCGGGTTCTACGAGGATTATGGAGAAAATAGGGATGAAGTTTGAAGGAGTTTTGCGGCAACACGTCCTGAAGTGGGGAGAATTTTTCGATCTCGCTGCCTATGGCGTTGTGAAATCAGACCTGCCCTCAAAAGGCGACCCGATGTGA
- a CDS encoding aldehyde dehydrogenase family protein — translation MRIEPQTTTFGSAASGASAPAEFLEKSRQAFPLWAGLSVAERLTYLRSLRLYMVEHLDEVADGIAKGTGKVPVEALNTDVLPVLEAIRHIEKHAVESLAPQKVGTPILLIGKKSYVSYQPRGVVLVISPWNFPLQLPMIPMLAALAAGNTVILKPSEVTPTVGLLIETLFLQAGFPPDVVQVAHGAGDVGAGLIEGRPDYIFFTGSGRTGRIIQQAAAKHLIPTTLELGGKDPMIVFRDAPMDRAVQAALWGGLMNSGQVCMSVERVFVERPAYDDFLRRLVSEVRKLRLGTNDNDDIGQMTFPTQVEIVRRHVEEALMKGAQMLVGTPPSEWPEGTMSIPPIVLTDVTPDMLIMREETFGPVLPIVPFDSEDEAVRAANSTVYGLSASVWTSDVQRGRRIAGWLVTGNVLVNDVVITIVNQNLPFGGAKESGVGRYHGPEGLRMFTVQTATMVDPGRRTRDVNWFPYEGKYPLFADLLKAYYGPSRQWVRFARAYLRLLRLSRK, via the coding sequence ATGCGTATCGAGCCACAAACGACGACGTTTGGTAGTGCGGCATCCGGAGCATCTGCCCCTGCCGAGTTTCTGGAGAAGAGCCGTCAAGCATTTCCGCTCTGGGCAGGGCTGTCCGTGGCAGAGCGGCTTACTTACCTGCGAAGCCTTCGACTGTATATGGTCGAGCACCTCGATGAGGTGGCAGACGGAATTGCCAAGGGAACTGGCAAGGTTCCAGTGGAAGCTCTCAACACGGATGTGTTACCCGTTCTAGAGGCAATTCGACATATTGAGAAGCACGCTGTGGAATCCCTCGCTCCCCAGAAGGTGGGTACACCCATCTTGCTCATTGGGAAGAAGTCTTACGTGTCCTATCAGCCGCGTGGAGTGGTCCTCGTCATCTCACCTTGGAATTTTCCACTTCAGCTCCCCATGATCCCGATGTTGGCAGCCCTCGCCGCCGGGAACACGGTCATCCTAAAGCCTTCCGAAGTCACGCCGACGGTTGGACTGTTGATTGAAACTTTGTTTTTGCAGGCCGGTTTTCCTCCTGACGTTGTTCAGGTCGCGCACGGCGCAGGAGACGTGGGCGCGGGGTTGATTGAGGGTCGGCCGGACTACATCTTTTTCACCGGATCAGGCCGGACAGGACGCATCATTCAACAGGCTGCAGCCAAACACCTCATCCCGACGACACTTGAACTCGGTGGGAAGGATCCGATGATTGTGTTCCGCGATGCCCCGATGGATAGAGCGGTGCAAGCGGCCCTCTGGGGTGGATTGATGAATTCCGGTCAGGTCTGCATGTCAGTCGAACGGGTATTTGTCGAACGCCCTGCTTATGACGATTTTCTCCGACGGTTGGTATCCGAGGTTCGGAAACTTCGCCTCGGTACGAACGATAACGATGATATTGGTCAGATGACATTCCCGACCCAGGTGGAGATTGTCCGGCGCCACGTCGAGGAAGCCTTGATGAAAGGCGCGCAAATGTTAGTCGGTACACCACCTTCCGAATGGCCGGAAGGCACGATGTCGATTCCGCCCATCGTGCTGACGGATGTCACGCCGGATATGCTCATCATGCGCGAAGAGACGTTTGGCCCGGTGCTGCCGATTGTTCCCTTTGATTCAGAGGACGAAGCCGTACGCGCAGCAAACAGCACGGTTTACGGATTGAGCGCCAGTGTGTGGACGAGCGATGTGCAGCGCGGTCGCCGCATTGCAGGGTGGCTTGTCACCGGGAATGTGCTCGTGAACGATGTGGTCATCACCATCGTCAACCAGAACCTGCCGTTCGGAGGCGCGAAGGAAAGTGGCGTCGGCCGTTACCACGGTCCCGAGGGGCTGCGCATGTTCACCGTCCAGACCGCCACGATGGTAGACCCTGGTCGTCGGACCCGTGACGTCAATTGGTTTCCGTACGAAGGAAAATATCCGCTGTTTGCCGACTTACTCAAAGCCTACTACGGACCAAGCAGACAGTGGGTCAGGTTTGCCAGGGCGTACTTACGCCTTCTGCGGCTGAGCCGTAAGTAA
- a CDS encoding glycerophosphodiester phosphodiesterase yields MALEDNSSQGRDDTVKDPQALQQTEVFGHRGWSAQYPENTMASFIAALEIGVDGLEFDVHLSKDGNIVIIHDADLSRTTNGQGYVEDYTLEELRQLDAGSWFDENFAGQVIPTLDEVLELASLQARPVKLNIELKLGRAPYAGLGDKVWEKVLSYGLKNETIISSFNHFALRDLKRAHKDANIAILYQEGMVDPWRYAMFLEAEGLHPHYLTFDESVVKDSHAMGRAIRPYTVNDVRKMNELMAWGVDAIITDHPDVLLAVRARM; encoded by the coding sequence ATGGCGCTAGAAGATAACTCTAGTCAGGGGAGGGACGACACCGTGAAGGACCCACAGGCACTGCAGCAAACAGAGGTATTTGGGCACCGGGGTTGGTCAGCACAGTATCCTGAAAACACAATGGCGTCGTTCATCGCGGCACTCGAGATTGGTGTAGATGGTCTGGAATTTGACGTGCATCTGTCAAAGGACGGCAACATCGTCATCATCCACGACGCAGATCTTTCCCGTACAACAAACGGACAAGGTTACGTTGAGGACTACACGCTTGAAGAACTGAGACAATTAGACGCAGGCAGTTGGTTTGACGAAAACTTTGCGGGTCAAGTGATTCCAACTCTTGACGAAGTCCTTGAACTGGCATCGCTCCAGGCACGCCCTGTGAAGCTGAATATTGAACTGAAACTTGGGAGAGCGCCGTACGCGGGCCTAGGTGATAAGGTCTGGGAGAAAGTTCTATCGTACGGTCTGAAGAATGAAACCATCATTTCTTCCTTTAACCACTTCGCTCTCCGCGATTTGAAAAGAGCTCATAAAGACGCGAATATTGCCATCCTGTATCAGGAAGGTATGGTGGACCCCTGGCGATATGCGATGTTTCTTGAAGCCGAAGGACTTCACCCACATTATCTGACGTTCGATGAGTCCGTCGTCAAAGACAGTCATGCGATGGGGAGAGCGATTCGCCCCTACACCGTCAATGACGTGCGCAAGATGAACGAACTTATGGCATGGGGTGTCGATGCCATCATTACGGATCACCCTGACGTATTGTTGGCCGTACGGGCAAGAATGTAG
- a CDS encoding ferric reductase-like transmembrane domain-containing protein, translating to MELVHERQIPAMTVSGLFLFLVITGSYGFSHLFLPTQASVNLFYWMMDRSAGLVAYELLAFSVLLGLTTANSFWDRLRLRRVVTQLHQFSALLTACFVALHLWGLHFDQQIPFPWRNFFIPLASTYRPLPTALGVLTLYGLIAITISSILRERIGVKAWRAIHFAYIPMFLLVTFHGILSGTDSTQPWAIWVYAVPFFLFIVLLYIRMGKLKSTLAARVGGGTAARNRTDTQDAVSTGEQNSVPTKAAR from the coding sequence ATGGAACTCGTCCATGAACGCCAAATCCCGGCAATGACGGTCAGCGGGCTCTTTCTTTTCTTGGTGATTACCGGATCATACGGGTTTAGTCATCTGTTTTTGCCGACTCAGGCTTCGGTGAACCTGTTTTACTGGATGATGGACCGATCCGCTGGCCTTGTCGCCTACGAGTTGCTTGCCTTCAGTGTGCTGCTCGGACTGACGACCGCGAATTCTTTTTGGGACCGCCTCCGGCTTCGCCGCGTGGTCACGCAACTGCACCAGTTTTCTGCGCTGTTGACGGCGTGTTTTGTCGCCCTTCACTTGTGGGGACTGCATTTTGACCAGCAAATCCCGTTTCCGTGGCGTAACTTTTTCATTCCGCTTGCTTCGACTTACCGCCCGCTGCCAACGGCACTCGGCGTGTTAACGTTGTACGGTCTCATCGCCATCACCATCTCTTCCATTTTACGTGAACGCATTGGTGTCAAGGCGTGGCGTGCCATTCACTTTGCCTATATTCCGATGTTCCTCCTGGTTACGTTTCACGGCATCCTGTCAGGGACGGACTCGACGCAGCCTTGGGCAATTTGGGTATACGCCGTTCCGTTTTTCCTGTTTATTGTCTTGCTGTACATCCGCATGGGAAAATTGAAATCGACACTCGCCGCAAGGGTCGGCGGGGGCACCGCAGCGCGAAACCGCACGGATACGCAGGACGCGGTTTCAACAGGTGAGCAAAATTCAGTACCGACAAAGGCGGCGCGCTAG
- a CDS encoding thioredoxin family protein encodes MIQIQTEEQFREAIASDEPTVVKFYTSWCPDCKRLNTFIDDVIANHTEYQWFDLNGEDLPDVSDECQVMGVPSLLIFRNGKKIAHLHSRFAKTRPEIEEFLETLESKTV; translated from the coding sequence ATGATACAAATCCAAACTGAAGAACAATTTCGCGAGGCTATCGCGTCCGACGAGCCAACTGTCGTAAAATTCTACACCTCATGGTGTCCAGATTGTAAACGCCTCAACACGTTCATCGACGATGTGATTGCGAATCATACGGAGTATCAATGGTTTGATTTAAACGGTGAAGACCTCCCCGACGTATCTGACGAATGCCAGGTCATGGGCGTGCCCAGCTTGCTCATTTTTAGGAACGGCAAGAAAATTGCTCATCTGCACAGCAGGTTTGCAAAAACCAGACCTGAAATCGAGGAATTTCTCGAAACACTCGAATCAAAAACCGTTTAA